acaataaaaatatatatataatatacagtgTAAATGCAGAAAAtctgccatctttttttttaaattcaaaatacttTAGAGATGTCTCTATCACATTAAGCATCAACTCTAGTTTAAAGTTTCAGTCCTGAATCAATTTCTACTTCTGAAAAATAGCTGCAAAGTGTACTTTTAAACTTGAACAAGGGTGACGTCTTTAGGAATAAAAACAAATCTTACTTGATCATTCTGGGGGCCTTTTAAAAGGCTGTCTCGTCTGCTTTCCTGCAAACAGCCAGCTCCAGACTTCTTCTGAAGAGGCCGAGGTGCCTTTTCCGAGTGGGTGGGGTCGAAAGGGACAACTTTGCTACAACTTGACAAAtcccttcttttgtttttctttcctttgagaaATCGTTTCACATTCTCACCgggcttgggctcagtagctcaCGCGTTCGCTCGCGCTCCAATCCTCGCTTTCTCTGGATTCACATTTACTGGAATTGTTTTCTGGTTgcgaaaaatggaaagaaaagaggcaagagggttgggggtggggggagagatgAGGAGGGGGCCTGTCCCTGGAGAGGCCTAAAGTGGGTCTCCTAAATGCCCGcagaatatttcattcttttctgtttctgcctCTGGTTGCAGAACCAGACGCGCACCACGTTTTTCTTAAGGTCCAGCTTCTCGGCGATCGCGGCGATCTTTTCGGAGGAGGGCCGCGGCTGGATGGCGAAGTAGGCTTCCAGCGAACGCTTCTCTGGCGCCGCGATGGACGTGCGCTTGCGCTTCTTCTCCGCGCCGTTGAAGAGCTCCGGCTTGGTGAGCTTCTCCCGGTGAGACTTCTCCGCCTCCTCTAGCCACGCTTGCAGGATGGGTTTGAGCGCGATCATATTGTTGTGAGACAAAGTGAGGGACTCGAACCTGCAGATGGTGCTCTGGCTGAGCGAGCCCACGCCGGGGATCTTGAGGTTGGCCAGCGCGGAGCCCACATCGGCCTGGGTCACCCCCAGCTTGATGCGTCGCTGCTTAAAGCGCTCGGCGAATGCCTCCAGGTCCCGGGGGTCGGCGTCCACGTCGCTCATGCAACCCATGTGTGAGGGCAGCCCGTGCGCGTGAGCCATGCTGAGAGCAGCTTGGTGCATGGGGTTCATGGTAGCCATGTGCGGCGCGTGAGCGGGCGTGGACACCACGGCGCCGTCGGGGCCCGCCATGGCACCCAGCGCCAGGCCGGGACTCAGGTGCTCCAGCAGCTCGCCCTCCAGCGCCTGGTGcggctgatggtggtgatggtggtgatgatggtggtggtggtgcgtGCCCGCCAACGCGGACGGGTGCGAGATGGGCACCGACGAAGAGGAGGCAGCCGACGTGCACGGGATGGTATTCATGGTGTGGTAGGTGGCGTCCGGCTTGAAGGGGCTGTGGTGGGGCGGATGATGGTGGTGGCTTTTGCTCTGGGAGACGATGTCCACCGCCGCCAGAGCCTCGGCGCGGGCCAGCAGACTCTCATCCAGCCCGCCGAATATATTGCTCTGCAATTGCAAGTAAAAGGCACACATTACTCTCAGCAGGGAATTGTGCGCACTCTCTCCGGAAGCTCCGGCCCAGCGCTCCGCACCGCCGCCGCGCCTACAACATTCCCAGAacgttaaaataataatagtaataatgataataataatcctGAAACTAGCGagtgaggaggagaagagggaagccACGGAGAGAAACCAAGAGTGCACGAGGAGGAGGAAAGTGAGCCTGcaaacacaacacaacacaacacgCGCACAGGCAACATTCCAGGtcataaaaattaatatgaaaggAAAGACCCGCTGAATACATAAGcgagagagaggggggaaaatTGGTTGGAGGTGTGGGGTGATTTGCTGTGCAGACATGAAAAAAACATCAAGCAGATAAAGGGGGCTGTCAAAATGTGCCTTTAAGCGGTGATTATGCAGAAATACGCACCGGTGGGGTTGGAAGACACGCTCGCCGCATCGCCTCGGAGcccccgccgctgccgccgctgccgccgctgctgctggaGCTGCTGCTCCGGCCTCCACCGCCCCCGCcactcccgccgccgccgccagcaTTGCTCGAGCTGCTCGGAGAGCTGGCGGAGGGCGCCGCGGGTGCAGAGGACCCGGGCGAGGCGCTGTGCAAGGCCGAGTACTTGGGCTCCACGTGCAGGCTGCCGCCGTGCGGCATGCTGAACGCCTGCTTGCTGTTCAAGgacatcatcatcatcttcccCGCCCGCTCGGGCGCCGGTCCGAGGCGCACGCACTGGCTCCGGCTGCTGGGACCCTCCCGAGAAGTGCTGGGCGAGAGCCGAAGCGGGGAAGGGCGATGCAAAGTTGTGCTCACTCGCCACCGCCCCGAGCTCTGCGCGCCTGGGCCCGGCTACGCGCTCCACCGCTGGCTACTGAGGTCAGTCTGAGCGGATGCTGGGCTCGGCTTGGCGCTGGCTGCAGAACCTGGGCGCCCGAAACTGCCCCCGCTCTTCGCGGCCGCAGAGTTATACTCCCCTCTCCCCGCGCCTGCCCCCGCACACtccgccctccctccctcccgcgcGCCTCCGCCCTCCCCTGCCTGGAAGCGCCGGTTTCTCCTGCTCGGATTCTAGCGTCGCCCCTGCTCCCTCTTGGCTTCTTCCAGGCTTGGGTCCTTTCTGCTCTCCTgacaccccccctccccctccccccgccgctcccctccccgcgccctccgcctccccttcctgcccccgCCCGCGCGCTGACGCCGCCGTCCCTTCCCCGCGCCCCACAGCACTCACTTACAGCAGTCCCCTGCTCAACTCTACCGGGTTGGCCAGGTCTGCGCTCCAGTCGCTGGGCGGCTCCTACCTAAGAGCCGACCTCCAGCCCCTCCGGCTTCCTGAGCCCAGTATGCGCCTCGCCGGGAACAGAAACTACTAAATAAAGTTGCGGGTCGAAGCGGCCTCGGCTGAGTTTTCCCCCAGACTATAACGAAACCCTCTTACCTGGCTGCCTTCCCCGCCTCCTGCTTACTGCTAAGTTGCAGGCCTCCGCCCCCAACTCGGTCCTACCCTCCCTGCCGCTCGGGTGACCCCGATCCTTGCCTCGCGACCACAGTGTCGAGAACGCGGACCCTGCCGCGGACCTGGATGCTCCGTGCTGCTCTGCGCTTCCGGCTGGTACGCGCAGTGGTTGGCGCTTGGCTCTGCGTCCCCTCGGCCCGGCGGGTGCCTGGTGCCGAAGAGACCTGGGGTCGACAGGGCTGCAGGGCTTTCTCTGACACTCGGTTTTTCACTGCTCTCAGCGGATTGGACGGCGGAGGAGCCGGCTCCCGTCGCCTATGCGCATGCGACGCCCCCCCACCCGGTGCCCACCAGGCCCCCGGGTACTCCCCCCAATACTACCACCGATAGTCACTCCTCTCCaccctcttttctcttcctccggatcttccttctcctcccccctgtCTCCAGTTCAGTGTGAGTTAGGTCTTGGGCGGATCCACTGGCAAACCCTGCTACTGGATTTATTATTCTTCATTAGCCACAATCAAAGAAGGAAGGGGCAACTGACGAGAGGCAGGGCCAGAGATCACAGAGCGCATGTGCTGCAAAAAGTCCTCCCCACccgaatacacacacacacacacacacacacacacacacacacgccctcaGGGGCTGGCACGAGCCCCACTTATCTTCATTTCCACAGCCGCTCGGTGCAGAGAGAGCCTATTTTTAGCCAACACTTTGCTCGCACTTTTGTCCCAGAGCGGACCACTTTTATTAGAAGTGGACGCACACTCTTAGTTCCAGTTGTAAAAGAAGTAGGCACTCTCCTACAACAAGACACACGCGCGCACCCACACCCCACCTTCCTTCTACTTCTCTCGGTGTTGGGGAGTGCTGTCACACAACCCCCACCCACCAGAGTGCGGAGGGAGCGGGGTACCGACGAGGGTGAGAAGACCCTGAGACCCACACGCTAGAGCCCGCGGGTGGCCCGAACCGGACGGGGGTGGCTGGGAGCAGGTGCAGGCACGCGGTGCCTGGGGAAGGCGAGCAGGTGCGAGAGCAGGCGGTAGGCCTGAGAGGCTCTGGCGCGCGCTGGGACAAAACAGAGTGGCAAGGAGCGTGGCGAAGGGGGGCCCTCGAGTGGTTGGCGCCTGGAAGCCCTGTGGCAGTGGCAAGTAGGGGGTCTCTCGTTCACCCATGACCTCTGCGGGGCAGGATACCAGGTTCAAGTCGGGAGCTCAGTCCTCGGGAGTCGCCAAAACTAGGAAAGCTGAAGCAAACGGCGCGCGGCGGGCTCTGTCCATGGTGCTTAACCCCCTTGCAACTCCGAGGCTTGCCTTCCTCCTCCCTTACATGGAGGAAAAGAATAAATAGTAGCCGAAGGGAATTCCTACTAGCAGTGTTCCCGAGAAGAAGCCCAGGGAAGGCTGAACACGGGACTGCAGAGAGGTGTTGACATGAATGAATGTGGCTTGCGCCGGTCGGTTCAAGTAAATGTTTAGGTGTTTAATTTCTACCTCAACAACAACCAGGGTAAtttcaaggaaattaaaaaaaaaaaaaagtgacattgTACAGCTCTCACTGTCTCAAGCTTcgagaaatgaaataaatcaaagttaAAGGCTTGAGTATCATTTAATTATAGTGCGAATAGTGCTTTGAAAGAAGTAGAACAACATCTCTAAACAAATTATGACTGGGCCAGGAAGGAATTATTAGATTGAAATTTCATTTAGGCTCGGGAGACACTGCGCTTCACTGTGTAATCTGCTATGCCTCATCTGATTTGTATGCTTAATTCAGCTTGACGAATTTATTAGTTTTCATAATAGTGAAAAAATTGAGCAGTACTGTGGACTAATGCATTGTGTATACTATAAATTGTATGTCatcttggaaagactgaagtctaTAGAAATCTTTTATTAATGTCGGTATAGGAGGGAGGATTTTTGTGCAAACATTGGAGAGGTTCAAGCCAAACTCCAGTGTTACTGGGTCTCACTGGTCTATTAACATTTCATCATATTAATTAGACTACTTCATCAATGATATAATTTCAAACTTCAAATTATGTTCTAATTCACAAAGGGTTGTCCAATTTGCTTAATCTTCAAAAGGCTTTGGATGATCTAATTAGTATAAACTGTTGAGCAACTCTAAAACCTAAAAGAaatccattaaaatatttttggtgtATACTCTAGCAGTACTGTTTAAGAACCAA
This is a stretch of genomic DNA from Budorcas taxicolor isolate Tak-1 chromosome 17, Takin1.1, whole genome shotgun sequence. It encodes these proteins:
- the POU4F2 gene encoding POU domain, class 4, transcription factor 2, yielding MMMMSLNSKQAFSMPHGGSLHVEPKYSALHSASPGSSAPAAPSASSPSSSSNAGGGGGSGGGGGGRSSSSSSSGGSGGSGGGSEAMRRACLPTPPSNIFGGLDESLLARAEALAAVDIVSQSKSHHHHPPHHSPFKPDATYHTMNTIPCTSAASSSSVPISHPSALAGTHHHHHHHHHHHHQPHQALEGELLEHLSPGLALGAMAGPDGAVVSTPAHAPHMATMNPMHQAALSMAHAHGLPSHMGCMSDVDADPRDLEAFAERFKQRRIKLGVTQADVGSALANLKIPGVGSLSQSTICRFESLTLSHNNMIALKPILQAWLEEAEKSHREKLTKPELFNGAEKKRKRTSIAAPEKRSLEAYFAIQPRPSSEKIAAIAEKLDLKKNVVRVWFCNQRQKQKRMKYSAGI